One Ferribacterium limneticum genomic window, TGCGGGTCCGTACCAACAAGCCTGGTTTTGGCGATGCCAACCTGCCGATCATTCCCGGCATGATCGCCGAGGTTGATGTTTTGACCGGCAAGAAGAGTGTTCTGGCCTATATGCTCAAGCCGGTCCTGCGGGCCAAGAGTGTGGCCTTGACGGAGCGTTGATGATTCATTGCTTTGTTGACCGCGATGCACAGGCGCTGCCATCGTGGCTGGAGGCCTTCCCGGAGGCGCGAGTGGTGCGTCGGGATGCTGTGCCAGTACCCGCCGAGGGGGAGCTGAGGGTTATCTGGTGCCGGTGCCGTCCGCAGGAAAGTCTCGCGTCGATATTGGGTGCATTGACAATTGCGCCGTCGCAGATCGTCGTCGTCCTCGCCGACGAGCCGGGCGACGCCATCATTGCCGAAGCCTGCGCCCTGGGCGCCTCCGGCTGTTGCAATACCTACGCGGCGCCGGAGGTGTTGCGTCAGGTCGCCCTCGTCGTCGAAAATGGCGGACTGTGGATTGGTCAGTCCTTGCTGCAAAGACTAGTCGGCAGCACCGCCAGGGCTCTCGAGGTGCGTCCCGAGGCCAGGGTGGATACCTGGTCGGCCCTGCTTTCCGAACGCGAGTCACAAGTGGCAAAGCTCGTCGCCGGCGGTGCCAGCAACAAGGAAATCGCCGACCAGCTTTCGATTACCGAAAGAACGGTCAAGGCGCATTTGTCCGCAGTTTTCGAGAAACTTGCCTTGCGCGACCGCCTGCAGCTGTCACTGCGCATCAACGGCGTAAACCTGTAGGGCAATATGCCTGATCAGCTTGGCGTCAAAT contains:
- a CDS encoding helix-turn-helix transcriptional regulator codes for the protein MIHCFVDRDAQALPSWLEAFPEARVVRRDAVPVPAEGELRVIWCRCRPQESLASILGALTIAPSQIVVVLADEPGDAIIAEACALGASGCCNTYAAPEVLRQVALVVENGGLWIGQSLLQRLVGSTARALEVRPEARVDTWSALLSERESQVAKLVAGGASNKEIADQLSITERTVKAHLSAVFEKLALRDRLQLSLRINGVNL